A region from the Janthinobacterium agaricidamnosum genome encodes:
- a CDS encoding D-amino acid dehydrogenase — translation MLPHHGSATQRGNMQQHVIIIGGGVVGLTSAWWLAEAGYKVTVLERNEQVAIAASYRNGGQLSYRYVAPLADAGVPFKALQWLLQKDGPLRFRPEADWRQWRWLASFLRNCNAASNARTTAKLLQLGEWSRAGMAQLELTVPPEAYAWRDAGKLIVYRSPAIFQRAVARPESEEARIVLSPLEAVQREPALAALQGALAGGIFTEGEAVADCHAFCLALEARLLQHPNCSLLLKGEARRLVTHKGRITGVDTSLGLLQADHYVLAAGIQSRDLAATAGVYLPLYPLKGYSLTAPIRAQDRAPEISITDFERKVLYARIGGDLRVAAMVDMVGADNSIDWNRIAGLTRLAREAMPRGADYDQATAWAGLRPATPNSAPLVGASKVGNLWLNVGHGPLGFTFAAGTARILADLMAGKAPPFALDFLSPKQ, via the coding sequence ATGCTCCCGCACCATGGGAGCGCAACGCAGCGAGGCAACATGCAGCAACACGTCATCATCATCGGCGGCGGCGTCGTCGGTCTGACATCGGCCTGGTGGCTGGCCGAGGCCGGCTACAAGGTCACAGTACTGGAACGCAATGAACAGGTGGCGATCGCCGCCAGCTACCGCAATGGCGGCCAGCTCAGCTATCGCTATGTGGCACCGCTGGCGGACGCGGGCGTGCCCTTCAAAGCCCTGCAATGGCTGCTGCAGAAGGATGGCCCGCTGCGCTTCCGTCCCGAGGCGGACTGGCGCCAATGGCGCTGGCTGGCCAGTTTCCTGCGCAATTGCAATGCAGCCAGCAATGCCCGCACGACGGCCAAGCTGCTGCAGCTGGGGGAATGGAGCCGCGCCGGCATGGCGCAGCTGGAGTTGACCGTACCTCCCGAGGCGTATGCCTGGCGCGATGCGGGCAAACTCATCGTCTACCGTTCGCCCGCCATCTTCCAGCGGGCCGTGGCGCGGCCCGAATCGGAAGAGGCGCGCATCGTCTTGTCGCCGCTTGAAGCCGTACAACGCGAACCGGCGCTGGCCGCCTTGCAAGGCGCGCTGGCGGGCGGCATCTTTACCGAGGGCGAGGCAGTGGCCGATTGCCACGCCTTTTGCCTGGCCCTGGAAGCGCGTTTATTGCAGCATCCGAACTGTTCGCTCCTGTTAAAAGGCGAGGCGCGCCGTCTCGTCACGCACAAGGGCAGGATCACGGGCGTCGACACCAGCCTGGGCCTGCTGCAAGCGGACCATTACGTGCTGGCGGCCGGCATCCAGAGCCGCGACCTGGCCGCCACGGCCGGCGTCTACCTGCCCCTGTACCCGCTGAAAGGCTACAGCCTGACGGCGCCCATCCGCGCGCAGGACCGGGCGCCCGAGATCAGCATCACGGATTTCGAGCGCAAGGTGCTGTATGCGCGCATAGGCGGCGACCTGCGCGTGGCCGCCATGGTCGACATGGTGGGCGCCGACAACAGCATCGACTGGAACCGCATCGCCGGCCTGACGCGGCTGGCGCGCGAAGCCATGCCGCGCGGCGCCGACTACGACCAGGCCACGGCTTGGGCCGGCCTGCGCCCCGCCACCCCGAACAGCGCGCCGCTGGTGGGCGCCAGCAAAGTTGGCAATTTGTGGCTCAACGTGGGCCATGGCCCGCTGGGCTTTACCTTTGCCGCCGGCACGGCGCGCATCCTCGCCGATCTCATGGCCGGCAAGGCGCCGCCGTTCGCGCTGGACTTCCTCAGCCCGAAACAATAG
- a CDS encoding YchJ family protein gives MSTPSKLSACPCGGASYASCCGPYIAGDALPPTAEALMRSRYTAFTLRDEAYLRATWHASTRPADALFAEEEKVHWLGLEVKSALRLRQRKAESADQAEEIHRDTVEFVARYKVNGRAHRLHEVSRFVREAGEGGGALRWFYLDGSFPE, from the coding sequence ATGTCCACACCCTCGAAATTGTCCGCCTGCCCCTGCGGCGGCGCCTCCTACGCCAGCTGCTGCGGCCCGTATATTGCGGGCGACGCCTTGCCGCCCACGGCCGAAGCCCTGATGCGTTCGCGCTACACGGCGTTCACCTTGCGCGACGAAGCGTATCTGCGCGCCACCTGGCACGCCAGCACCCGTCCGGCCGACGCTTTATTTGCCGAAGAAGAAAAAGTCCACTGGCTGGGACTTGAGGTAAAATCTGCTTTACGTTTACGTCAACGTAAAGCAGAATCAGCAGATCAAGCCGAAGAGATACACCGCGATACCGTCGAATTCGTGGCCCGCTACAAGGTCAACGGCCGCGCGCACCGCCTGCATGAGGTAAGCCGCTTCGTGCGCGAGGCGGGCGAGGGCGGTGGTGCCCTGCGCTGGTTTTATCTCGACGGCAGTTTTCCCGAATAG
- a CDS encoding carboxyl transferase domain-containing protein, whose translation MPHIESKLNPRSEDFKANAAAMQAIVDDLRDKVEKIAAGGGEAAAAKHLARGKLLPRDRVQMLLDPGTPFLEFSQMAAYAMYQDAKGVDAAPSAGIITGIGRVSGQECVIVCNDATVKGGTYYPMTVKKHLRAQEIADQNNLPCIYLVDSGGANLPNQDDVFPDRDHFGRIFYNQANLSAKGIPQIAVVMGSCTAGGAYVPAMSDESIIVKEQGTIFLGGPPLVKAATGEVVTAEDLGGGDVHTRLSGVVDHLAQNDLHALSLARTIVSNLNRKKPQQMALRESVEPKYPTQELYGVIPVDTRKPFDVREVIARIVDGSDFDEFKARYGTTLICGFAHIYGVKVGIIANNGILFSESALKGTHFIELCCQRKIPLVFLQNITGFMVGRKYENEGIARNGAKMVTAVATAAVPKFTVIIGGSFGAGNYGMCGRAFSPRFMWMWPNARISVMGGDQAASVLATVKRDGIEGKGGAWSADEEAAFKQPIKDQYEHQGHPYYATARLWDDGVIDPADTRMVLGLGLSAALNAEIPDTKFGVFRM comes from the coding sequence ATGCCGCACATCGAAAGCAAACTCAATCCGCGCAGTGAAGATTTCAAGGCCAATGCCGCGGCCATGCAAGCCATCGTCGACGATCTGCGCGACAAGGTCGAGAAAATCGCGGCCGGCGGCGGCGAGGCGGCAGCCGCCAAGCACCTGGCGCGGGGAAAACTGCTGCCGCGCGACAGAGTCCAGATGCTGCTCGATCCCGGCACACCCTTCCTCGAGTTTTCCCAGATGGCGGCCTACGCCATGTACCAGGACGCCAAGGGCGTCGATGCGGCCCCTAGCGCCGGCATCATCACGGGCATCGGCCGCGTCTCGGGCCAGGAATGCGTCATCGTGTGTAACGACGCTACCGTCAAGGGCGGCACCTACTACCCGATGACGGTGAAAAAGCATTTGCGCGCCCAGGAAATCGCCGACCAGAACAACCTGCCGTGCATCTACCTGGTCGATTCGGGCGGTGCCAACCTGCCGAACCAGGACGACGTCTTCCCCGACCGCGACCATTTCGGCCGCATTTTCTATAACCAGGCGAATCTGTCCGCCAAGGGCATCCCGCAAATCGCCGTCGTGATGGGTTCTTGCACGGCGGGCGGCGCATACGTGCCGGCCATGAGCGACGAATCGATCATCGTCAAGGAGCAGGGCACGATCTTCCTCGGCGGCCCGCCGCTGGTGAAGGCTGCCACCGGCGAAGTGGTGACGGCGGAAGACCTGGGCGGCGGCGACGTGCATACGCGCCTGTCCGGCGTGGTCGACCACCTGGCGCAGAACGATCTGCATGCGCTGTCGCTGGCGCGCACCATCGTCTCGAACCTGAACCGTAAAAAACCGCAGCAGATGGCGCTGCGCGAGTCCGTCGAACCCAAATACCCGACGCAGGAACTGTATGGCGTGATCCCCGTCGATACGCGCAAACCGTTCGACGTGCGCGAGGTGATCGCGCGCATCGTCGACGGCAGCGACTTCGACGAATTCAAGGCCCGCTACGGCACCACCCTGATCTGCGGCTTCGCGCACATCTATGGCGTCAAGGTCGGCATCATCGCCAACAACGGCATCCTGTTCTCGGAATCGGCCCTGAAAGGCACGCATTTCATCGAGTTGTGCTGCCAGCGCAAGATCCCGCTCGTCTTCCTGCAAAACATCACGGGCTTCATGGTGGGCCGCAAATACGAAAACGAGGGCATCGCCCGCAATGGCGCCAAGATGGTGACGGCCGTGGCCACGGCCGCCGTGCCGAAATTCACGGTGATCATCGGCGGCAGCTTCGGCGCCGGCAATTACGGCATGTGCGGCCGCGCGTTCTCTCCCCGTTTCATGTGGATGTGGCCGAATGCGCGCATTTCCGTCATGGGCGGCGACCAGGCGGCCTCCGTGCTGGCGACCGTCAAGCGCGACGGCATCGAGGGCAAGGGCGGCGCATGGAGCGCGGACGAGGAAGCGGCCTTCAAGCAGCCGATCAAGGATCAATACGAACACCAGGGCCACCCGTATTACGCCACCGCGCGCCTGTGGGACGATGGCGTGATCGACCCGGCCGATACCCGCATGGTGCTGGGCCTGGGCCTGTCGGCCGCCTTGAACGCGGAAATCCCGGACACGAAGTTCGGCGTATTCCGCATGTAA
- a CDS encoding enoyl-CoA hydratase/isomerase family protein, with protein MEFETLKLVIEGNVATVTLNRPDVRNAFNETTIAELARAFEGLGRSDMVRAIVLAANGAAFCAGADLNWMKKMAGYTHAENQADALQLAQMLRTIYLCPKPVVAKIQGDCYAGGMGLVAACDIILVAEDVHFCLSEVRLGLIPATISPYVIKAMGENAARRYFLTAERFSAQEALRIGFAHEVVEASALDAKTAEVLKALTGNSPHAVAQAKTLVREIAGKPVDDALLADTAERIAQIRASEQGREGVQSFLDKRKPGWLMG; from the coding sequence ATGGAATTTGAAACCTTAAAGCTGGTCATCGAAGGCAATGTCGCCACCGTGACCCTGAACCGCCCGGACGTGCGCAATGCCTTCAACGAGACGACGATCGCCGAACTGGCGCGCGCCTTCGAGGGGCTGGGGCGCAGCGACATGGTGCGCGCCATCGTGCTGGCCGCGAACGGCGCCGCCTTCTGCGCCGGCGCGGACCTGAACTGGATGAAGAAGATGGCCGGCTATACGCATGCCGAAAACCAGGCCGACGCGCTGCAGCTGGCGCAGATGCTGCGCACGATTTACCTGTGTCCGAAACCCGTGGTGGCGAAGATCCAGGGCGACTGCTATGCGGGCGGCATGGGCCTCGTCGCCGCATGCGATATCATTCTGGTTGCGGAAGACGTGCATTTCTGCCTGAGCGAAGTGCGGCTGGGACTGATCCCGGCCACTATTTCACCGTATGTCATCAAGGCCATGGGCGAAAACGCGGCACGCCGCTATTTCCTGACGGCGGAGCGATTCTCCGCCCAGGAAGCGCTGCGCATCGGCTTTGCCCACGAGGTAGTCGAGGCAAGCGCGCTGGACGCGAAAACCGCCGAGGTACTGAAAGCCCTGACGGGCAACAGCCCGCACGCCGTGGCGCAAGCGAAAACGCTGGTGCGCGAGATCGCCGGCAAGCCGGTCGACGACGCGCTGTTGGCGGACACCGCCGAGCGCATCGCGCAGATCCGCGCCTCGGAGCAGGGACGCGAAGGCGTGCAATCCTTCCTAGACAAGCGCAAGCCGGGTTGGCTCATGGGCTAG
- the bioA gene encoding adenosylmethionine--8-amino-7-oxononanoate transaminase, with translation MKAEKQSGWVERSLRSVWHPCTQMQHHETVPLIPVSHGRGAWLYDHEGRRYLDAISSWWVNLFGHANPRINAELKDQLDRLEHAMLAGFTHEPVIELSEKLSALTNGVLGHSFYASDGASAVEIALKMSFHAWRNSGKGEKQEFVCLKGSYHGETIGALAVTDVALFKDAYGPLLRASQTVMSPDFRQAADNESAQDVARRAAADVERLFQEKSERIAAIIIEPLVQCATGMAMHDPLYLSLVRALCDRYQVHLILDEIAVGCGRTGTFFACEQAGIWPDFVCLSKGISGGYLPLSLVMTREDIYQAFYSTDVRRGFLHSHSYTGNPLACRAALATLSIFEEDDVLAANQKRAARITRALAPLAQHERVKHFRQQGMIWAFDAVDAAPDFSRRFFSTALEHELLMRPIGSTVYLMPPYILDDTEIAGLGQQTLAVFNKVIGA, from the coding sequence TTGAAAGCAGAAAAACAATCGGGCTGGGTCGAACGCAGTCTGCGCAGCGTGTGGCATCCGTGCACGCAAATGCAGCATCACGAGACGGTTCCCCTCATCCCCGTCAGCCATGGCCGCGGCGCCTGGCTGTATGACCACGAAGGCCGACGCTACCTGGACGCCATCAGCTCCTGGTGGGTGAACCTGTTCGGCCATGCCAACCCGCGCATCAATGCGGAACTGAAGGATCAACTGGACCGCCTGGAACACGCGATGCTGGCCGGTTTCACGCATGAACCGGTGATCGAGCTGTCGGAAAAGCTCTCCGCGCTCACCAATGGCGTGCTCGGTCACAGTTTTTATGCGTCCGATGGCGCCTCGGCCGTGGAAATCGCCCTGAAAATGAGTTTTCATGCCTGGCGCAACAGCGGCAAGGGTGAAAAACAGGAATTCGTCTGCCTGAAAGGCAGCTACCACGGCGAAACCATCGGCGCGCTGGCCGTCACCGATGTCGCCCTGTTCAAGGATGCCTACGGCCCCCTGCTGCGTGCCTCGCAGACGGTGATGTCGCCCGACTTCCGCCAGGCGGCAGACAACGAATCGGCGCAGGACGTGGCGCGCCGCGCCGCGGCCGACGTGGAACGGCTGTTCCAGGAAAAGTCCGAAAGAATCGCCGCCATCATCATCGAGCCGCTGGTGCAGTGCGCCACCGGCATGGCCATGCACGACCCGCTGTACCTGTCGCTCGTGCGCGCCCTGTGCGACCGCTATCAAGTCCATTTGATCCTCGACGAAATCGCCGTCGGCTGCGGCCGCACGGGCACCTTCTTTGCGTGCGAACAGGCCGGCATCTGGCCCGATTTCGTCTGCCTGTCCAAGGGCATCAGCGGCGGCTATTTGCCGCTGTCCCTCGTGATGACGCGCGAAGATATTTATCAGGCGTTCTACAGCACCGACGTGCGCCGCGGTTTTTTGCATTCGCACTCGTACACGGGCAACCCGCTGGCCTGCCGCGCGGCGCTGGCAACCCTGTCGATTTTCGAGGAAGACGACGTGCTGGCGGCCAATCAAAAACGCGCCGCCAGGATCACGCGCGCCCTGGCGCCGCTGGCGCAGCACGAGCGCGTAAAACACTTCCGCCAGCAGGGCATGATCTGGGCCTTCGATGCGGTAGACGCGGCGCCCGACTTTTCGCGCCGCTTCTTCAGCACGGCGCTGGAACACGAACTGCTGATGCGCCCCATCGGCTCCACCGTCTACCTGATGCCGCCGTACATCCTCGACGACACAGAAATCGCGGGCCTGGGCCAGCAGACGCTGGCCGTCTTCAACAAAGTGATCGGAGCCTGA
- the bioF gene encoding 8-amino-7-oxononanoate synthase gives MELLTRLKQQLQGLEERSLIRRRRTVDTPCAPRLTVDGRDMLAFCSNDYLGLAAHPRIVDALKEGADLYGAGSGASHLISGHSRAHAQLEERLAAFVGTNLEQARALYFCTGYMANLAVLTALAAGDPDAEIFSEALNHASLIDGTRLARVKTRVYPHADLDALALLLAESKAKTKIVVTDSVFSMDGDLAPLPALLALCEQYGAWLVVDDAHGFGALGANGRGALEHFGLHSPYLVYVGTLGKSAGVGGAFVCAHEAVIETLIQKARPYIFTTAAAPALAHALLASLDIIAGEEGKQRRMHLAVLVAQWNEGLQLQRWQALPSLSAIQPVIIGENADMLAVAANLYQQGLWVGAIRPPTVPAGTARLRVTLSAGHTAQEVAQLINAVNTLERTRHEP, from the coding sequence ATGGAACTGCTCACGCGCTTGAAGCAGCAGTTGCAGGGGCTGGAAGAGCGCAGCCTGATCCGCCGCCGCCGCACCGTCGACACGCCGTGCGCGCCGCGCCTGACGGTCGATGGCCGCGACATGCTGGCCTTTTGCAGCAATGACTACCTGGGCCTGGCTGCGCATCCGCGCATCGTCGATGCCCTGAAAGAGGGCGCCGACCTGTATGGCGCCGGCAGCGGCGCGTCGCACCTGATCAGTGGCCACAGCCGCGCCCACGCGCAGCTGGAGGAACGCCTGGCCGCGTTTGTCGGCACCAACCTGGAACAGGCGCGCGCACTGTATTTCTGCACCGGCTACATGGCCAACCTGGCTGTGCTCACCGCCCTGGCGGCGGGCGATCCGGACGCGGAGATCTTCTCGGAAGCGCTGAACCACGCTTCGCTGATCGACGGCACGCGCCTGGCACGCGTCAAGACGCGCGTGTATCCGCATGCGGACCTCGATGCCCTGGCGCTCCTGCTGGCGGAAAGCAAAGCCAAAACGAAAATCGTCGTCACGGACAGCGTCTTCAGCATGGATGGCGACCTGGCGCCGCTGCCCGCGCTGCTGGCCCTGTGCGAGCAATACGGTGCCTGGCTGGTGGTCGACGATGCGCACGGCTTCGGCGCGCTGGGAGCCAATGGCCGCGGCGCCCTGGAACACTTCGGCCTGCATTCGCCCTACCTCGTGTACGTCGGCACGCTGGGCAAATCGGCTGGCGTGGGCGGCGCCTTCGTTTGCGCGCATGAAGCCGTGATCGAAACGCTGATCCAGAAGGCGCGCCCCTACATCTTCACCACGGCAGCCGCGCCCGCGCTTGCGCATGCGCTGCTGGCCAGCCTGGACATCATCGCCGGTGAAGAAGGAAAACAACGCCGGATGCACCTGGCCGTGCTGGTGGCGCAATGGAACGAGGGCTTGCAGCTGCAGCGCTGGCAAGCCTTGCCGTCGCTCTCCGCCATCCAGCCCGTCATCATCGGCGAGAATGCGGACATGCTGGCCGTCGCCGCGAATCTGTACCAGCAAGGCCTGTGGGTCGGCGCCATCCGCCCGCCCACCGTCCCTGCCGGCACGGCGCGCCTGCGCGTAACCCTGTCGGCCGGCCATACGGCGCAGGAAGTGGCGCAATTGATCAACGCAGTCAACACCTTGGAAAGGACTCGCCATGAGCCTTGA